AAGCAGGTACAGGGCAGCGTGCGAATCGACCGGACCGGACGGGTGCTGGAGAGCTCGCGCTTTACGGTGGACCTCAACGCCCTCACCAGCGACGAGGCCCGGCGCGACAACTACATCCGCCGTAACACCCTGAACACCGCCCAGTACCCCCTGGCCGAGTTCGTGCCCAAGGAGGTGCGCGGCCTGAGCTTCCCCCTGCCCAGCGCGGGCAAGGCCCAGGTACAGATTGTGGGCGACCTGAAGATCCGCGAGGTCACCCGCAGCGTGGTTTGGGAAGGCGAGGTGGAGTTCCGCGGTGATACTGCCCTGCTGCAGGCCCAGACCCGCTTCACCTTCCGCGACTTCGGCCTGGTGCAACCGCGGGTGCTGGCGGTGCTGAGCGTAGACGAGAACATCCGGCTCGAGGTGAGCTTCACCTTCCGCATCCTGGAACGCTAGGGGCTAGCCGGAAATTGTGGCCTCGGGTACTTAACCGCTTATTGAGAATAGTTACTATTTCACGGAGGTGATTCACATGGCTATCCAAGACAAAACCGGTATCGCCCTCAACCCCACCCAAAACGACCTACCCGCCGAAACCCGGGCCGCCGTGACCGAGGCCCTGGCCCCGGCCCTAGCGGCGGCCACCGACCTGTACTGGCAAGCCAAGTCAGCCCACTGGAATGTCAAGGGCCCCAGCTTCATCGCACTGCACAAGCTCTTCGACGAAGTGGCCGAGGAAGTGGAGGAGTGGGCCGACCTACTGGCCGAGCGCATCGTGCAGCTTGGCGGCACCGCCCAGGGCACGGTACAGGTGGCGGCCCAGCGCTCTCCCCTTCCGCCCTATCCCCTGACCATCCAAAGCGGCGCAGAGCACGTGGCCGCGCTATCCGGCGCCTTGGCGGCCTTTGGCAGGCTGGTGCGTTCGCTTATTGACCGAACGGATTCCCTGGGCGACTCCGCCACCGCAGACGTCTGCACCGAAATTGCCCGGGGCTGCGACAAGCTCCTCTGGTTCGTGGAGGCCCACAACCAGCAACCCTAAAGGCGAGCCAGAAACTCCTCCAGGTCGGCCAGCGAAGCAATGGGGGTGAGCAGGGCCAGGTGTTCGGGGGCCACCTCGAGGCCTGGCCTTATGACCTCGAGCCACCCAGCGTGCACCCCCAGGGGCTTGGTGGGCCTTCCCTGCCGCCAGGCCAGATAGTTCAGGTTCCAGGCCGCCAGAATCTCGGCCAGGGTACCCACCCCCCCTGGCAGGGCCAGGCAGGCCACCCCCACGTCGAAAAGCCGCTCGATCCGGGTTAGCAGCGAGGCCGAGGGCAGCTCCAGGTCCACGTGCAGGTTGGGCCCATCTCGCTCTGGAAAGAGGGCGGGGGCGGTGATGCCCACCACCAGCCCTCCCAGCTCCTTGACCCCCTGTGAAACCGCCTCCATCGCCCCGTTGTAGCCGCCCGTGGCCACGCCAAACCCCGCCTGACCGATGAGCCGCCCCCAAGCATAAGCCTCGGCGAAGGCCGGCGTGCCAGGCTTGGTCTGGGAAGAGCCGAAAACCGTAACCAGACGCACGACCTCAGTCTAAAGGCCCTCTAGCCGCCGGCGATAAGGGCGACGGCCACCAGCGAGAGCAGCACCCCTAGGCCCTGCCCTCGCCCCAGCCGCTCACGCAGCAAACCCC
The DNA window shown above is from Meiothermus sp. QL-1 and carries:
- a CDS encoding YceI family protein, with the protein product MQRWVFVFIGLAGLGLAQAQTRLELVPSQSEARYRVREQLVGINFPTDAVGVSKQVQGSVRIDRTGRVLESSRFTVDLNALTSDEARRDNYIRRNTLNTAQYPLAEFVPKEVRGLSFPLPSAGKAQVQIVGDLKIREVTRSVVWEGEVEFRGDTALLQAQTRFTFRDFGLVQPRVLAVLSVDENIRLEVSFTFRILER
- the dps gene encoding DNA starvation/stationary phase protection protein Dps, which translates into the protein MAIQDKTGIALNPTQNDLPAETRAAVTEALAPALAAATDLYWQAKSAHWNVKGPSFIALHKLFDEVAEEVEEWADLLAERIVQLGGTAQGTVQVAAQRSPLPPYPLTIQSGAEHVAALSGALAAFGRLVRSLIDRTDSLGDSATADVCTEIARGCDKLLWFVEAHNQQP
- a CDS encoding LOG family protein; the protein is MRLVTVFGSSQTKPGTPAFAEAYAWGRLIGQAGFGVATGGYNGAMEAVSQGVKELGGLVVGITAPALFPERDGPNLHVDLELPSASLLTRIERLFDVGVACLALPGGVGTLAEILAAWNLNYLAWRQGRPTKPLGVHAGWLEVIRPGLEVAPEHLALLTPIASLADLEEFLARL